The Psychrobacillus sp. FSL K6-4046 DNA window TGTTGAAGCCTGTTTGAATCTGTACGAGCAACTGGGCCCTACTACAAGAATAAAAGAAAGCAAGTCTTGTAAGTAGAAAAAGTGGGCGAACCCTGTTTGACCCTGTACTAGCAACTTGGTCAATATAAGAATAAAGGAAAGCAAGCCTTGAAAGTGTAAAAAACGGTCGTACCCTGTCTGACCTCAATTACCAATAAACTTTATATTTGTACCTTAGGGAGCGAAAGAATATGTAAATAAACAAAAAGCAGCTTCTAATATAATAGAAGCTACTTTTTGTTTATGTTATTAATCTAACTATTTAAAGAATTTAATTATATCCAGTACTTGTGTATCTGATAAATCTAATGCATAACAAACTTTTGAGAAAGTGATTATTCCAATATTATTAATGAGATTGTTTTCTATACGAACCAAATAAGGTGCTGTAACATCAATCGCTTCCGCTAGTTCTTTGATTGACATCCCTTTTTTTGTTCTGGCTATTTTTAAGTTTCCTCCCAAAGTTCGTACTATCTGATTTTCTTCTAACATCGAAATCCCCCTTATTAATTGCGATAAATCGCTCCTTTTTAATTGAACAATATATGCTAAGCATCTTTTACTAGAATTATTCAAAATATGTTAGCTGTTAAGAAATAAACCAATAAATTCTTTAGTAGAGGAAGTTCGTTGAAATACTTTATGTATTACTTCTCCTACTTTCTTAGGAATGGAATTATTTAAGTACGTATTGTATAGCATCATGTAATTAAACATTTGTAGAGGTGACGATGGAAGAGAGTTAGCAATTTTCATGATTGACTAAGATCTCCTCTTTGAAAGAAATAAATATAGCTCTTATAAAGACGACTTTTATTTCTAAAACCATTGATAATACAGTAGATTTTAGCATTTGTACACAAAATAAGAGGGGGAAATAGATGATGATACATACAGCTCATTTATTCATAGAATTAACACCAGAACATGTATATCATAAAGATAGCAATCACGGGAAATGGATGTCCTTTAACCAAATTATGAAACTAAACAATTTTATCGGTATTTCTGCTAGACAGTACAAATCACATGGTGTTTATAGGTGTAGTATAATTATTGATGTAACTAAAATATTAAATAGTGGTTTTATCGTGGAAGCAGATTATTGGCGAATTAAACGCTTTGTAAAGTTATCATTAAAAATGGTGTATGGGGACGAATCACTTTATGACCATCATAATTTAATCAGAATAGATTATAGGATTGATAGAAAAGTCCCTAAAGCCATTGACAGAGAATTATATTTACTTCTATATAATAAAACTAAAAGTAATTTCAAACGACTAAAAAAACAAAATAACTACAAAACTACCATTTATCATTCCTGTAAAAGTATTCAGACAACTATTTATGACAAAAATGAACATTGTAAATACCAAAATAGAGAGCCGATGGAATGGGAACGTGACATGATCAGATTTGAAATTCGTTTAAAAAATCCGCATATTTATAATAGGGTTAAAGGGACTGGGGAAATTAAATGTTTATATTCTTTTTTTAAGATAGATGTCTTTCAAGAGTATGTTCAAAAGTATTTACTACAAATATTCCCATCAGGGGACTTTTATTGTTATGATTTGGCGGAAGAGTTGATAAGTTCAAGCAAATACAGTTTAACAGTTAGGAGACGATTGAAACATTTTTTGGGAAAAGTGTCCAAAGGAAATTTAGATACTCCGTTAAATAAATTTTACCCTGACTCAATTAAAAAAGATGCGTATAATAAGAGACTTCAGAATTTCAAAGAATTAAATTTAAACCCGATCACTATTCCTCAAGCTTATAAGATTGATAAATTGCCAAGTTTATTAGACATAACATGTTTACAAATGTAATAGAAAATCAAGGGTAAATGGATTCTATGGTAATGCGTATAAATGAAGAGGAAAAGAAAATATAGGAGGAAAAGTGAATGAAAAAAGATGGAAAACTGAATTTGCCAACTTCAAAAAGAATTACGAAAATCACTAGCCCTTCAAGGTTGAGTAAAAGAAACAAAGAGTTGTTAGCCAAAATAGAACAATGGAAAAAGCAATTTGGTTAAAGAAACGAACTAGTAGCAACTATGTTTTAACTTCAAAGTATAGTTAAGATTCCAATAAGCTATTATAAAGCCGATTTTAATTTAGATTTCGGCTGTTCGATGATTGACTCATAATCGACATTCTAACTAGGCAAACAATGTAATACTTTTGCTAATAAGATTGAATTATAAATTAGTTCTAACAATTTTAATTATAAAGGCTTTTTTTAACTCCTTGCATAATGTTGATAAAAGTTTTACGATATAATAATAACATAACAATAATTCTTGAAGTCCATTGACTATGGGTAACGATGTTTTAAAAAAAAAAACATTTTGTTACCTATAGTCAATGGCTTTTTTTATTGTCAAAAAAGGAGTGTAAATATGGATGTCTATACAAAAAGTAATTTGATTTATTGGGGGGGGGATGCAAAGGATTATGGCGTAGCAGTTGTAATAGAGTTTCCCTATATAGACCAGGATGTATATAGGCATTTACTGAAGGAGTTAAGAATGTCCAATTTCTTACTATTACAAAAGGATCAAATGTTATTTGACGGGTGGATAGGGCCAGCGAAAAATTTTTGGATAACTCAAGAGAGTTCTTTGAACACGTTAAGAGTAACCTCTGAAAGAGGTTTTAGCTTTATCTCTAATGATTTTACCCTAGAAGGTACTATAACAAGAGATAACTTAAATACAGAGCTTACAACAATCAGTTTTTATGGACTTAATCTAGATGATTCAATACTACAAGTGGTTTTGGTTTTCAAAGCTAGAAATAAAGATGTCAATGCTAACTGCTTTATATTTCCTATTACTGAAGTTGTACAAGGTCAATATAGATTTTTACCTATAAATGATGAAAGTTTGGATGGTAATGATTACTAACATCGAAAGAAAGGATTTCATTAAGGGTATTCCGGAGTTAACCAAAAGAATTTTTGAAGATGAAAGTGAAAGTTATTTACTTGCTAAAGTTCTAATGACTTTTTTGGACAAAACGATTAATAAAGACCTTCAAAATTGGGAAATGAATTGGTCAAATGATGAAGAAAATATGAAAGAGAATTTTTCCAGATGCCTTTACATAATGGCAACTTCTAATTTGGATTAGATTAAAAGCATCATAAAAGATTAGGGAGGTATTCAATTGACTTTATATCCTTATCAAATTCGAAAAGAAATTGGACAAAACATGTTATCTTATATTCGTTGCAAGGGATATACGTTAACATCAATTTCAAGAATATCTGGCATATCAGCATCTACTTTACACTTTATTATAGAAGGCAAAATGTCTAAACATAATCACTATCATGAAAATATGAGAAAAATAACAGAATCTCTCAATTTACCGTTAACCTTCTTTTTAGAACCTCCAACCATGAATAGAGAGAGATGGCAAATTACAACTAAATCTTCTTCAACTAAAAGAAGTGAATTGGCCCAGACCTTATTGAATGACTTGGATGAGTTGCTTAGTATTGCTGCGTTCTACATTAAGTAAATGGTAATTACTATTTGAAAATCAGGAACCCTTTCAGAATTGATAATCTATTTTAAAGGCCTAAGAATCACTTAGAAACGATTTTATAATTTTTCGAATTGAGGAATCCGTAACGGTTTCCTCTTTTAATTTGAAATTGTTTGTAGTATATTTACACTTGCATTTAACTAAAATTCACTTAAATTCAAAAAAAGTATGAAAAAAAAGTATGAAAGTACAAAATGTTCAAGAAAAACAGAAGAAAAGAGCAAAAAGATTGGAGTTAAAATTCAGGCGAAAGCTCCTTTTGATAGTAAAACTCACTATTTTGTTTCTCATACTTGCATACTCTAAACTCTCTCACATTCCTGTTTGGCCTAACTTTAAATTATATAACATAAAATACCCCATACGTGAGTCCACATATTTTTAAGATTATCATAGAAGCGAATATCTCCCTAACAAAACTGTCCATTTGTAAAGTAAATAAGTTTAAATTAGTATGCTAATATAGAGTATCTGTGTGCCAATTGTATTGCTGGAGAGTGGAGACAATAATGAGTAAACCTTTAGGTAATTCACTATGCTATAATTAAAAAGAGCGGCGAATCTCAATAACAGTGAAATCAAACATTACAAGAAAAACCCTCTCTATGTCACCAGTTTTATTAAAAGTCAAATAAATAATTATAAGACTCTATAACTAAATAATTTAATGTAATGTCACACATTATATAGGTTAAAAGGAAAGGATAGATGAACAGGAGAATATACCTGTATACATCTATCCTTTTGTACAACATATGACCTCATTTACTACAACAACAAAATGTTTACCACAACAGCTTTTCCATATGCTTCTTCAACTAAAGCAACCCTTTAGTAAAACATCTTATTCGTTGAAAATTATATTTAAAAAGATATTAAGTAAGTAAAGGTTTTATATTTGATAAACCCATATCAACTGATGTCTCTATATAACCAACTATCTGATTAAACGTAAAAACATCAAGTTTTTCATTTATAACTTCCTTATCATATTCCATATCGCTTAAAATATAAGGAACGAATTTTTTTACCTCTTCAGACCTAACTTCTTCCAAATCTAAGATTGTAGGAAACTTACTAAGGGTTTTTCTTAATTCATCGGTAAAACCATAGTATTCTAATAATTTTCCATTAAGTAATCGGAAATCATTATGATATAAATTAAGTATTTTTTTATTTTCTTCCATCCTGTTTTTCAACCAAGGAAGATAAAAACCTTTTAGCCAAATATCATCAGCGATTAAATGTGTAAAATATCCTAAAATATATAGATTTTCTACTTGTGAACTATATTTATGCAAAAACCCTTTATAATCAACGCTTCTTGAATAATCTTGTACCTCACCTTTAAAAAAATGTGATAAGTCTTTATTAGTGGAAACAGCATCTGCTGCAATGCCTCCAAGTAAAAATGAAGTTCTATCTTCTATTAATAGACTCTCTGCAATTCTATTAGCAATTACCAAGTGCATTATTCTTGAACCCAATATTTACTCACCCTTTAAGTATTATTTTTTAACTTATATATATCTTCTATAAATTCTGGAGAATTCCTTCTTCAACTAATGCCCCGTTAGCCATCCATGCAGAAAAAAAAGCTGCACCGCAGAGGATAAAAATTGTTTCAGAACGGATATAGATTAGTATGGCTGCCGAAGAAGGTTGATGAACTATGGTGCCTTAGAGCCCTTCCGTTAGTCTGACTCCAACGATCACGGTGCATCACAGACTGTCGCACTCAATACGAGTAGCACTCATGGGAGATTAATTCTACTCTGGTTATTGCACCAGCCTGCCTTAATTCTAACAAGAATGGAGTTGGTTCCTGTTTTAACTTTCAGCTTAATATAACCAATCTGAAGGCTCAGCCTTTTTTTAAAAAAACTTTTTCTGAGTCTTTTTTTGCAATTATATAGATTTGGAGCGTTTTTTAATTTTCATGGGAGTTGAAGAAGGTAACTACGTTATAACACCTGATTTTCAAGTATTCAATATTTCTGGGTAAATTCTGTTAAGTTTTTCCTTCTCGAATATTTTTAGAAAAATCCAAACTTTAGTGATTTGGAAATCGTTTAATATATAAAGAAAGGAGTTGTGGTTTTGTCAAATATTAATGAACTAAAAGAATTAATGTTTCAATATACAGAGCCCTTAATACGTTTGGCTTATTACTACGTGAAGGACCTCCAAGCGGCTGAGGATATTGTACAAGAAGTATTCATCAAATTTTATCATAACCATCATTATGAAGAACGTGGTGAGTTAAAGTCATTTTTAACAAAAATGACTATTAATAAAAGCAAAGATTATTTAAAGAGCTGGACTTATAGAAAGGTCCGATTACAAAACAAATTATTTTCGCCAGCTGATAAAAGTAAATCAGACGAATTGGTCAGAAGAGACGAGCAAGGAATAATTGGAGAAGCAATCCTTACATTGCCCATAAAACAGCGAGAAGTTCTCATTTATTTTTATTTCAATGAAATGACTATTACGGAGGTTGCACATATTTTATCTATTCCAGAAGGGACAGTAAAAACTAGATTAAGGCGAGGCAAAGAACTATTAAGAAATCATCTGAAAGGAATAGAATGGGAGGTACTTTTAAATGAATAACTATATTCCTAATGAAGTCAAAGATTTAACTACAAATAAACAACGTGTAATGCGAAACGTAATTAATGAGATAGAAAATACTTCTAGAAGACCAAAACATAAATGGCGATTTGTAGTGATCACTGCTGTTTTAACAATAAGTGCAATACTCTTTGTCTTCAACCAAATACTAATAGAAAATGAACAACATTCTGCAACCGCAATACAACTGGATTTTACCAAACCTACATTCTCCGAAGATCAAGGTTTATTACATCTTCATGGTGTAACGTTAGGTGACTCAGAATCAAAAGTAATAGAACGCTTAGGTGAAAATTATACAATAGGTGACTACGAGGATGGCAGTGTCGCAGACTTCATATTGGATTATAAT harbors:
- a CDS encoding XRE family transcriptional regulator; this encodes MTLYPYQIRKEIGQNMLSYIRCKGYTLTSISRISGISASTLHFIIEGKMSKHNHYHENMRKITESLNLPLTFFLEPPTMNRERWQITTKSSSTKRSELAQTLLNDLDELLSIAAFYIK
- a CDS encoding helix-turn-helix transcriptional regulator, with protein sequence MLEENQIVRTLGGNLKIARTKKGMSIKELAEAIDVTAPYLVRIENNLINNIGIITFSKVCYALDLSDTQVLDIIKFFK
- a CDS encoding zinc dependent phospholipase C family protein; protein product: MGSRIMHLVIANRIAESLLIEDRTSFLLGGIAADAVSTNKDLSHFFKGEVQDYSRSVDYKGFLHKYSSQVENLYILGYFTHLIADDIWLKGFYLPWLKNRMEENKKILNLYHNDFRLLNGKLLEYYGFTDELRKTLSKFPTILDLEEVRSEEVKKFVPYILSDMEYDKEVINEKLDVFTFNQIVGYIETSVDMGLSNIKPLLT
- a CDS encoding sigma-70 family RNA polymerase sigma factor, encoding MVLSNINELKELMFQYTEPLIRLAYYYVKDLQAAEDIVQEVFIKFYHNHHYEERGELKSFLTKMTINKSKDYLKSWTYRKVRLQNKLFSPADKSKSDELVRRDEQGIIGEAILTLPIKQREVLIYFYFNEMTITEVAHILSIPEGTVKTRLRRGKELLRNHLKGIEWEVLLNE